Genomic DNA from bacterium:
CCACGTGGCGCACGCCCTTGGGCGGCGCGTTTTTCGGCGCGGGAATGACAAGCGACGCGCGCCCCCGATGCAATTCGCGCGCGCCGCCAAGGCCGGTGAGGATCGCAATAACGGCCACCGGCACGAGCGCGACGCGCGGCCCGAACCGCCGGAGAAAAAACGCGGTCAGCGCGGCGAAGACGGTTGCGAAAGCCGCGATCCCGGCGATTGCGCCCGGTTGCGAGCGCGTCACCTTCACATCGAACATCACGGCAGCGGCGCCGATCGCGGCGATGGGAAACGCCGCGACGAGCGCGCGGACCATTCCGCGCCAGCCGCTTCGCCAGGAATCGGAACCAAGACGCGACCCCGCTGCAAACGCGGCCACGCCGGCGAAAAACGCCGCGATAAGGATGGTCGGCTGTTCGGTCAGGCGATGCGGCGGCACGCCGGGATAAATGATGACGACCGCCATCGTCGCCGCGGCGATGGCGCCGCCGACCGCCCGGGCCGACAGGGCGGCGCGCGCGATCTTCGCCGGTAGGAGCGCGCTGACAAGGACGACAAGCAACGCAAACGCAAGCGCGAGTGTGCCGGTGACCGTCATGCCGCCGGCCGCCCGCGCGCCCGCGAGCTTGCGTCCGTGTTCGGATACGGCGGCAAACAGGTCGGCCGCGGCCGCGACAAGCGCGACGGAAAGGATCAGGAAGAGCGTTCCGGCCACGGCGCGCGATATTGTAAGCGGCGGCGTGGCGTGTGGCGTGGTATTCGGCATGGATTCGCGATCGTGACGGAGTGCCGCAAAGGCCGTAGCCCCGCTCGGAGTGCGCGTTGAATATCACGAAACGCGCGCGCGCGGAACGGCCCCGTCAGGTCTTGCCAAGCTGAAACGTCGCCTTCGACGACGTCTGCATCTCGCCGCTGTCCTCGTCCGAGCCGACGGTGCTGACCTCGCCGGACATCGATGAGCCGGACACCGTGAAACGGCCGTTCGAAACCATCTTCATTCCGCCCATTTCGGAGGTTGCGTTCATCTTGAGCGTGGAGCCTTCGAGCAGGTATTCGCTCGTTTCGTTCGTGCCGGGCAGGTCGGACAGCTCGGTGACGATCTCGACCTTGTACCGGTTGCCTTCAACGGGGGTGACCTTCACCGTTGCCGTGCCGTTTTTCGTGACGTCTTGCTCCATCATCGGGATCTTCACGTTCATCGAAACGGTGCCCTTGTATTCGCCCGCGACATTCGCGTCCTCGGCGAGCGCGGGCGCGGCAATAAGACAAATGGCGGTAAACAGAAAAAGCGCGCGGCGCGAAGTCAACATGGCGGCCTCCTTGCGGCCCGGCGCGCGCGTGAAAAAACACGCGGGCCGGGTGCGTTTTGAACCGACGTTCGGAAAGTTGGGCGTGCGTCAACGCTAGCAAACCGCGCGGCGGCGGGTCAACGCGCGCCGCGGTTGCGCCCAACGCGCCGGCGGCGATAAACTTTCGTCTCCTCGACAAGGAATCGCGCGCGCGGAAGTCACCCCGCGCCGGGAGAGGCCATGGCGACGCTCGTCGTGCAAAACGGCGCGAAGACCGGGCAGGCCTTCGAGCTGACAAAGCCGTCCGTTTCGATCGGATCGGCCGCGTCCTGCGACATCGTCATCCCGGACGGCGGCGTTATGGCCGAACACGCGACGATCTTCGTGCGCGGCGAAGGGCGCGCGTATCTTCGCAATCACGACGCCAACGCGCCGACCTACGTCAACGGCCGGCACGTGCCGTCGACCGCGCCGGTGAATGACGGCGCGACGATCCGCGCGGGCGATATCAACCTGCTTTTCACGAGCGCGGCCGTTGCGGATATCGACTCCCCGCCCGCGCCGGCGCCGCCCGTTTTCGACGCGGCGCCCGCCGAAAGACCCGGATCGGCGGCCGAGGCGCAGCACAACGCGATCCTCGACGTGCTCACCGAGCACGAGCAATCCGCGCGGGCGGAGAAGATAAAGCACACGTTTTTCTACAACCTCACGCCGGTGAAGCTGGCCATCGGCGGCGCGTCGCTGCTCGCGCTTGCCGTTGTCGGCGCGATGATCTTGCGCGCGATCGACCCGGAGGCGATCGCCGCGAAAAAGGGCATCGACAAGGAAAACTGGAAGGAACTGGTCGGCAAGGTCATGGACGATATGGAAAAGAACCCGGAGAAATACAAGGACTTTAAGGCCAAGGGCGACCCCGAAAAGGTGCTGATGAAACTCGGCATGGACCCGGAGAAGGTAAAGAATTTCGTCGTCGGCCGCGCGTTCGGGTCGGGCGCGGGCGGCGCGAGCGGCGGATCGAAAACCGGCTCGTCGTCGTCATCTTCAGCCGGCGGCGCGGGGCGCACGCTCGATATCGAGGGCGGCGGCAACGCATCGATCACCGTCAAGGACGGTGGCGGATCGGGTGGTGGCGAGTCGGAATCGTCCTCGCCGTCCGGAGGCGGAGGCGGCGGCATGGGCATCCGCGCCTCCGGCGACGGACAGGCGGACATGCACTTCGAGAACACCGCCGAGACGGATCAAAGTGAAAAGGTCGCGCAGGGCACGAAGATCGGCGACGAGTCCGCCAAGGGCGACGGCACGGGCGCGATCCCGAATATCCAGGGCAAGGGGCAGCTCAACGTCCACGACAAAAACCGCGCGAAGGGCAAGGACATTGCCATGCCCGAGGACGAGGGCGAAGGCGGCGATCTCGAGGAGGCGCTCGCGGGCAAGACGAAGGAGGCGACGAATCGCCGCCGCCGTCCCGCGCAGGCCGGCGAATCGTTCGCCGAGCCGGGCTGCCCGGCGGACGTGCTGCTCGCGCACCTTTCGCCGGACGCGCGCGCGGCGATCGCGCCCGCGCCGCTTGGCGGATTCGTGGTCGGATGGATCGAAGGCGCCGACGCCGCGTGGGCGCGCTGGTTTCCGAATGCAGGCGTCGCCGAAGATGCCCCAAACGGTCTCGATGCGCCGGCCGCGCGCGCGGCGATCGTCGAGCTTCCCGGCGGGCGCGGCGCGCGCGTCTTTGCGGACGAACGCGGTGTGATGGTTCGCCTCACGCAAGGCGACGAGTCGGAAACAATCGAAGTCAGCGACGAACCCGGAACGCACGCCGCGCCGGCGATCGCGTCCGCGGGTGACGGATTCGTCGTCGCCTGGGAGGCGACCGACCCGGCAACGGCGCGCACGTCGATGCGCTGGCGCGCATTCGCCACGGACGGCTCTCCGCGCGGCGACACGCGATCGTTCGCAATGGAGACCTTCCGCCAGGCCGGCCCGGCGCTCGCGTCAAACGACGACGGCCAGGTCGCTCTCGCATGGATCGAGCGCCCGCAATACGGGATCGAGGCGCGCGTGCGCGTACAGGTTCTTGCACCGGGCGGCGGGGCGATTTGCGACTATAAGTTACCAAGCATTAACAATAAATTTGTCGCGACAAAGGGGCATAAAAAATGAAGAAATCCGTGCTCATTATCGTTTTGATATTAAGCGGCGTCTCCGCTTTAATTGATTACGTCTGCGAACCGTACTCGAAAAAAAAAGCAAAAAGAAACTTCGAGGCTCAGGTGGCAATATTACCAGTGCCAGAAATTGAAGTTATTTCGCCAGCC
This window encodes:
- a CDS encoding FHA domain-containing protein, coding for MATLVVQNGAKTGQAFELTKPSVSIGSAASCDIVIPDGGVMAEHATIFVRGEGRAYLRNHDANAPTYVNGRHVPSTAPVNDGATIRAGDINLLFTSAAVADIDSPPAPAPPVFDAAPAERPGSAAEAQHNAILDVLTEHEQSARAEKIKHTFFYNLTPVKLAIGGASLLALAVVGAMILRAIDPEAIAAKKGIDKENWKELVGKVMDDMEKNPEKYKDFKAKGDPEKVLMKLGMDPEKVKNFVVGRAFGSGAGGASGGSKTGSSSSSSAGGAGRTLDIEGGGNASITVKDGGGSGGGESESSSPSGGGGGGMGIRASGDGQADMHFENTAETDQSEKVAQGTKIGDESAKGDGTGAIPNIQGKGQLNVHDKNRAKGKDIAMPEDEGEGGDLEEALAGKTKEATNRRRRPAQAGESFAEPGCPADVLLAHLSPDARAAIAPAPLGGFVVGWIEGADAAWARWFPNAGVAEDAPNGLDAPAARAAIVELPGGRGARVFADERGVMVRLTQGDESETIEVSDEPGTHAAPAIASAGDGFVVAWEATDPATARTSMRWRAFATDGSPRGDTRSFAMETFRQAGPALASNDDGQVALAWIERPQYGIEARVRVQVLAPGGGAICDYKLPSINNKFVATKGHKK